The following coding sequences lie in one Pseudoalteromonas sp. Scap06 genomic window:
- the murB gene encoding UDP-N-acetylmuramate dehydrogenase: MPHSLQPLHTFALSSQCQNFVEITDSAQLKSQCFKVPFCLLGEGSNTIFLNDYAGTVIKMATQGITITERSHDFLVSVAAGENWHQLVTYLLEQGIAGFENLALIPGTVGAAPVQNIGAYGVEIAQFIEAVDYFDIDSGSFKSLTNQQCHFAYRESVFKHALKNKAVITQVHFKLSKIWQPVLSYGPLQQLKNPTPQQVCAQVIQTRNSKLPNPYKLANAGSFFKNPIITNSELAQLITTYPEVPHYPHGAGHHKVAAGWLIEQAGLKGYKIAGIEVHQQQALVLVNHGNSTGDDLINMIAHIQDIVLTRYNISLEHEVRLIDQHNECHISLEQSV; this comes from the coding sequence GTGCCGCACTCATTACAACCCTTACATACATTTGCATTAAGTAGCCAATGCCAAAATTTTGTCGAGATTACCGACTCAGCGCAGCTTAAAAGTCAGTGCTTTAAAGTCCCTTTTTGTTTGTTGGGTGAGGGCAGCAATACTATTTTTTTAAATGACTATGCAGGCACGGTCATTAAAATGGCAACCCAAGGCATTACTATAACTGAGCGCTCGCATGACTTTTTAGTTAGTGTAGCTGCCGGTGAAAATTGGCATCAATTAGTGACTTACTTGCTGGAGCAAGGTATCGCGGGGTTTGAAAATTTAGCCCTCATACCTGGTACAGTCGGTGCTGCACCAGTACAAAATATTGGTGCCTATGGCGTAGAAATAGCTCAGTTTATTGAAGCTGTTGACTATTTTGATATTGATAGCGGTAGCTTTAAATCTTTAACTAATCAGCAATGTCACTTTGCTTATCGTGAATCGGTATTTAAACACGCGCTAAAAAATAAAGCAGTGATCACCCAAGTGCACTTTAAGTTGTCCAAAATATGGCAGCCAGTACTCAGTTATGGCCCGCTACAACAACTAAAAAACCCGACGCCACAGCAAGTGTGCGCACAAGTGATACAAACGCGTAACAGCAAACTCCCAAATCCCTATAAGCTGGCTAATGCGGGCAGTTTTTTTAAGAACCCTATTATCACCAATAGTGAATTAGCGCAGTTAATTACGACATATCCTGAGGTACCTCATTACCCGCATGGTGCCGGTCACCATAAAGTGGCTGCAGGGTGGTTAATAGAGCAAGCGGGATTGAAGGGATATAAAATTGCAGGTATAGAAGTGCATCAACAACAAGCGCTGGTACTAGTTAATCATGGTAATAGTACAGGGGATGATTTAATTAATATGATTGCTCACATTCAGGATATTGTTTTAACACGTTACAACATAAGTTTAGAACATGAAGTGCGGTTAATTGATCAACACAATGAATGCCATATCTCTTTGGAGCAATCAGTATGA
- a CDS encoding M1 family metallopeptidase, which translates to MKIKPLFLSLAMAGMCSQAMASAIDQNSYANLDDVITTHLNLDLDIDFADKQLEGFVEHTLQWQNANSKKLVLDTRDLDIDKVMYQTANGNWHKASFNLANRDDVKGSKLTITFKNQAQKVRIYYNSRPEASGLQWLTPEQTASKTHPFMYSQSQAIHARSWIPVQDTPAMRVTYNARIHTPEDIRAVMSADNKDALYKDGDYHFTMPQAISPYLIAIGAGNLEFKAMSKQTGIFAEPTILDASVAEFNDTQAMIDKTNAMYGDYAWGRYDLLMLPPSFPFGGMENPRLSFITPTVVAGDKSLVNLIAHELAHSWSGNLVTNATWEDLWLNEGFTSYVENRIMEEVFGRDRAVMEQALDAAGLRAQLKTIDAPDTRLNLKLNGRDPDDAFSSVPYTKGQLFLIYLEEKYGRDKFDDFVKTYFNEFAFKSLTTAQFVSYIKANLIEKYPGVVSMDKVNEWIFQPGLPSDAPNPTSDAFDKVDTVTASWLKGDTTAAQLPTANWTVHEWLHFLNNLPRDLSIEKMTELDGEFNLTQSTNAERAFAWYMLAVGNGYQPIYPALDKHLSGIGRRKLIVPLYKALITNGKKDWAQSVYLKARPGYHPLAQGTIDALFK; encoded by the coding sequence ATGAAAATCAAACCTCTTTTTTTAAGCCTAGCTATGGCAGGTATGTGCTCGCAAGCAATGGCCAGCGCTATTGATCAAAATTCCTACGCCAACCTTGATGATGTTATCACCACGCATTTAAACCTTGATTTAGACATCGACTTTGCTGATAAGCAATTGGAAGGTTTTGTTGAGCATACGCTACAGTGGCAAAATGCCAACAGTAAAAAGCTAGTACTTGATACCCGTGACCTTGATATTGATAAAGTGATGTATCAAACGGCAAATGGTAATTGGCATAAAGCTAGTTTCAACCTTGCTAACCGCGATGATGTTAAAGGCTCAAAACTAACTATTACCTTTAAAAATCAAGCACAAAAAGTTCGTATTTACTATAACAGCCGCCCAGAAGCGTCTGGCTTACAGTGGTTAACGCCAGAGCAAACTGCCAGTAAAACTCACCCGTTTATGTATAGCCAGTCACAAGCGATTCATGCACGTAGTTGGATCCCAGTGCAAGACACCCCAGCAATGCGTGTAACTTATAATGCGCGCATTCATACCCCTGAGGATATTCGTGCAGTAATGAGTGCTGATAATAAAGATGCTCTTTATAAAGATGGTGATTACCACTTCACTATGCCACAAGCTATTTCACCTTACTTAATTGCAATTGGTGCAGGTAACTTAGAATTTAAGGCCATGTCTAAGCAAACTGGTATTTTTGCAGAGCCGACTATTTTAGACGCCTCGGTTGCTGAATTTAATGACACCCAAGCGATGATCGACAAAACCAATGCCATGTACGGCGACTATGCATGGGGTCGTTATGATTTACTTATGCTACCACCTAGCTTTCCGTTTGGTGGTATGGAAAACCCACGCTTATCATTTATTACGCCTACGGTTGTTGCTGGCGATAAAAGCTTAGTTAATCTGATTGCGCATGAACTTGCACATTCTTGGTCTGGCAACTTAGTGACGAACGCTACATGGGAAGATTTATGGTTAAACGAAGGTTTTACCTCTTACGTTGAAAACCGCATTATGGAAGAGGTATTTGGGCGTGACCGTGCTGTTATGGAACAAGCACTTGATGCAGCTGGCCTACGTGCGCAACTTAAAACCATTGATGCCCCAGATACACGCCTTAATTTAAAACTAAATGGCCGTGATCCGGATGATGCGTTTAGCTCAGTGCCTTACACAAAAGGTCAGCTATTTTTAATTTACCTAGAAGAAAAATACGGCCGTGATAAGTTTGATGACTTTGTTAAGACCTATTTTAATGAGTTTGCATTTAAATCGCTAACCACTGCGCAATTTGTTTCTTACATCAAAGCTAACTTAATTGAAAAGTATCCAGGCGTAGTGAGCATGGATAAAGTAAACGAGTGGATTTTTCAGCCCGGTTTACCAAGTGATGCACCTAACCCAACCTCTGACGCGTTCGATAAAGTCGATACTGTAACAGCGAGCTGGTTAAAAGGGGATACAACTGCCGCACAATTACCCACTGCAAATTGGACTGTGCATGAGTGGCTACACTTTTTAAACAACTTACCGCGCGATTTAAGCATTGAAAAAATGACTGAATTAGACGGCGAGTTTAACTTAACCCAATCAACCAACGCAGAACGTGCGTTTGCATGGTACATGCTAGCAGTAGGTAATGGTTACCAACCGATTTACCCTGCGCTTGATAAGCATTTATCGGGTATTGGTCGTCGTAAGCTTATCGTGCCGCTTTATAAAGCGCTTATTACCAATGGTAAAAAAGATTGGGCACAAAGCGTATACTTAAAAGCACGTCCGGGTTATCACCCACTGGCACAAGGTACCATTGACGCATTATTTAAATAG
- a CDS encoding DUF2057 domain-containing protein, giving the protein MRKSILLGSVAALLVSASSLAENIHFPEEFVPLQVGERVIESSIFSRVDDVELAPGTYQLKLKYTDLYDLGYDDHEVIESEPFWVNVTVEAGKDYTLVFNRAENAVAAKVFAEAPQVSLKAKGSTLAEPLNVIAERQLQSSQFNQQASETPAGPQKPSRPIKPIAPINGKGMPSAANMLDFWWQQATLAERQAFLDKVTK; this is encoded by the coding sequence ATGCGTAAATCAATATTATTAGGCAGTGTAGCGGCGCTCTTGGTGAGTGCATCTAGTTTGGCAGAAAACATTCACTTTCCCGAGGAGTTTGTTCCTTTACAAGTGGGTGAACGAGTCATTGAAAGTTCGATTTTTAGTCGTGTTGATGATGTTGAGTTAGCACCGGGTACTTATCAGTTAAAGCTTAAATACACAGATTTATATGATTTAGGTTATGACGATCACGAAGTGATTGAGTCAGAGCCCTTTTGGGTCAATGTAACCGTTGAAGCAGGTAAAGATTACACCTTAGTATTTAATCGTGCTGAAAATGCGGTGGCAGCAAAAGTATTTGCTGAGGCACCGCAAGTAAGCTTAAAAGCAAAAGGCAGTACCTTAGCTGAGCCATTAAATGTGATAGCTGAACGACAACTACAAAGTTCACAGTTTAATCAGCAGGCCTCAGAAACCCCTGCCGGCCCACAAAAACCAAGTCGCCCAATTAAACCGATTGCGCCAATTAATGGTAAGGGCATGCCAAGCGCTGCCAATATGCTCGACTTTTGGTGGCAACAAGCAACGCTCGCTGAAAGGCAGGCTTTTTTAGATAAAGTAACAAAATAA
- a CDS encoding histidine triad nucleotide-binding protein, with product MSQETIFTKIINREIPADIIYEDDLALAFKDINPQAPFHALIIPKQAIATINDVTEENSHLVGHLYVVAAKLAKQLNFSDDGYRVVMNCNEHGGQTVYHIHLHMLAGKEMGWPPYQNTKKVAL from the coding sequence ATGAGTCAAGAGACTATTTTTACTAAAATTATTAATCGTGAAATTCCTGCTGACATTATTTACGAAGACGACCTAGCACTTGCATTTAAAGATATTAACCCTCAAGCACCCTTTCATGCGTTGATTATTCCTAAACAAGCCATTGCCACGATTAATGATGTCACTGAGGAAAACTCACATCTTGTTGGTCATCTATATGTGGTAGCGGCTAAGCTTGCCAAACAACTTAATTTTAGCGATGACGGCTACCGCGTGGTGATGAACTGCAATGAACACGGTGGACAAACCGTTTACCATATTCATTTGCATATGCTAGCGGGAAAAGAAATGGGCTGGCCTCCGTATCAAAACACTAAAAAAGTTGCGCTATAA
- a CDS encoding response regulator transcription factor, whose product MSSSAFLLLDEEPINTIGINVLEPLLKTQGLDVTTGTNILDVPVGTRLLFIETSSKDAWTKLKEQLVNLRVKCDIVLFNLDENPELANRALLSGIRGVFYTTDNADVLMKGIRLLLEDQLWYRRDIMCNALNRMLQFNKDALHKLTDGDIEPIKLTKREKAIISLMSNGSKNKEIAEELSISPHTVKTHLYSAFRKTKCRNRIELLSWAQQNIPDEIR is encoded by the coding sequence ATGAGCAGTTCAGCCTTTTTGTTGTTAGATGAAGAACCAATTAACACTATTGGTATTAACGTTTTAGAGCCTTTGTTAAAAACGCAGGGCCTAGACGTAACTACAGGTACGAATATTTTAGATGTTCCGGTAGGTACTCGCTTATTGTTCATTGAAACATCAAGTAAAGACGCATGGACTAAGCTAAAAGAGCAGCTCGTTAATTTACGCGTCAAATGCGATATTGTGTTGTTTAATTTAGATGAAAACCCAGAGCTTGCTAATCGTGCATTACTCAGTGGTATTCGCGGTGTATTTTACACCACCGATAATGCTGACGTATTAATGAAAGGGATTCGTTTACTACTTGAAGATCAGCTTTGGTATCGTCGTGATATTATGTGTAATGCGCTCAACCGTATGCTGCAATTTAACAAAGACGCACTACATAAGCTAACTGATGGCGATATTGAGCCAATCAAACTCACTAAACGTGAAAAAGCGATTATCTCGTTAATGAGTAACGGGTCGAAAAATAAAGAAATTGCTGAAGAGTTAAGCATTAGCCCACACACGGTTAAAACTCACTTATACAGCGCATTTAGAAAAACTAAATGCCGTAACCGTATTGAACTACTCTCTTGGGCACAACAAAATATTCCTGACGAAATTCGTTAA
- a CDS encoding response regulator codes for MLDSFTLYFASIAVMTVMTLLNFLTWRTNKHVPGTLLYISYPLLLLAAIVGFALIGKIPEKLAITFANSMMFLASIVHCLSLSQFLNYRGRGFKFVCLFTAASALLLVYFTFFQPSMRSRVYISDFQHIVEAAFLLFVFFKYARKPYPNASIVYIIILTLVAASFITRTIFMDRVAQQDAILNPWFDSLLFLNSVIAPMFYAAGMALLCNERRELRLNKLTEKAHKDLEIRGLFLSTISHEIRTPLNGILGSAQLVLNQTSDSRNKAYCEAIINSAESLNLLVDKVLEYASLDQHDEALYEEDIEFKTWLQNLCLLLSPLAEQKQLKFELACNIPDKACYYCDQQKLRQIIINLVGNAIKFTDTGTVKVQIDLINETQLDHTLKVSVLDSGPGIEKDEIDYLTEPYIQSSAGKEKGGTGLGLAITSRLLDKINSQLEITSELGVGSVFSFNMTLAIGELSLVEQRHQSKDYLTGLDVLLVEDLDLNQKIAVEFMADDEHKIKLAKDGKSAIELMKKYHFDVVLLDMNLPDLTGQQVLKTLKRVEHKNQRTPVLAFTASLSPDEIKEYLALGIKDIVGKPLKQEKLRQALSDSQSTQTASIAVELIDTLYDETATETLTSSFSIDEVSSIYNEFILSARNKLSRCQALLEQDPEQCIKLLHRQASTAMQLGFNSYGLALKKIERRLLDKKPLNNSLNEASTLWQHSLEAYLRYVRQGLE; via the coding sequence ATGCTCGACTCATTTACGCTTTATTTTGCCAGTATCGCTGTTATGACAGTGATGACGTTACTGAACTTTTTAACTTGGCGTACCAATAAGCATGTCCCCGGCACGTTACTTTATATCTCCTACCCTTTACTACTATTAGCCGCCATTGTGGGCTTTGCGCTCATAGGTAAAATCCCTGAAAAGCTTGCCATTACCTTTGCTAATAGCATGATGTTTTTAGCGTCCATTGTGCATTGCTTATCGCTGAGTCAGTTTTTAAATTATCGTGGTCGTGGTTTTAAATTTGTTTGCCTATTTACCGCTGCCAGCGCTTTATTGCTTGTTTACTTCACTTTTTTTCAGCCATCTATGCGCTCACGGGTTTATATTTCTGACTTTCAACATATTGTAGAAGCCGCTTTTTTACTATTTGTTTTTTTTAAATATGCGCGAAAACCTTATCCTAATGCCAGTATTGTTTACATTATTATTTTAACCTTGGTTGCAGCCAGTTTTATCACTCGAACTATTTTTATGGATCGCGTTGCACAACAAGATGCAATATTAAACCCATGGTTTGACTCACTATTATTTTTGAACAGTGTGATTGCCCCTATGTTTTATGCAGCCGGTATGGCTCTATTGTGTAATGAACGCAGAGAATTAAGGCTTAATAAACTTACCGAAAAAGCACACAAAGACTTAGAGATTCGCGGGCTCTTTTTATCAACTATAAGCCATGAAATACGCACCCCATTAAACGGCATTTTAGGCAGCGCACAACTGGTGTTAAACCAAACTAGCGACAGCCGCAATAAAGCTTATTGCGAAGCCATTATCAACTCAGCTGAGTCGCTCAACTTACTAGTAGATAAAGTACTGGAATACGCAAGCTTAGATCAGCATGACGAAGCCTTGTACGAAGAAGACATAGAATTCAAAACTTGGCTACAAAACTTATGCCTGCTGTTAAGTCCTCTGGCCGAACAAAAACAGCTTAAATTTGAGCTTGCCTGTAACATCCCTGATAAAGCCTGTTATTACTGCGACCAACAAAAGCTCAGACAAATCATTATTAATCTTGTTGGTAATGCGATTAAATTTACCGACACCGGCACAGTAAAAGTGCAAATTGATTTAATTAATGAAACTCAGCTCGATCATACTCTTAAAGTAAGCGTACTCGATTCAGGCCCGGGTATTGAAAAAGATGAAATTGATTACTTAACTGAGCCCTACATTCAAAGCAGCGCCGGTAAGGAAAAAGGCGGAACGGGGCTTGGTCTGGCTATAACTAGTCGCCTTCTCGATAAAATAAATAGCCAACTAGAAATCACCAGTGAGCTGGGAGTGGGTAGCGTATTTAGCTTTAACATGACACTAGCAATAGGTGAACTTAGCCTTGTAGAGCAGCGCCATCAAAGTAAGGATTATTTAACCGGACTTGATGTGTTACTTGTTGAAGATTTAGATTTAAACCAAAAAATAGCCGTTGAATTTATGGCTGACGACGAACATAAAATTAAGCTCGCTAAAGATGGCAAAAGTGCGATTGAGTTGATGAAAAAATACCACTTTGATGTGGTGTTACTTGATATGAACTTACCCGATTTAACAGGGCAGCAAGTGCTAAAAACACTCAAGCGAGTGGAGCATAAAAATCAGCGAACTCCGGTGCTGGCCTTTACTGCCAGTTTGAGCCCTGATGAAATAAAAGAATACTTAGCACTGGGTATTAAAGACATTGTTGGCAAGCCATTAAAGCAAGAAAAACTACGCCAAGCATTGAGTGATTCACAGTCAACACAAACAGCTAGCATTGCCGTCGAGCTGATTGATACGTTATACGATGAAACCGCAACAGAGACCTTAACAAGCTCTTTTAGTATTGACGAAGTATCTTCTATTTATAATGAGTTTATCCTATCTGCGCGTAATAAGCTGAGCCGTTGCCAAGCTTTATTAGAGCAAGACCCCGAGCAATGCATTAAGTTATTACATCGCCAAGCCAGCACCGCAATGCAACTTGGTTTTAATAGCTATGGACTGGCACTGAAAAAAATAGAACGACGCTTGCTTGATAAAAAGCCATTAAATAACTCATTAAATGAAGCCAGCACACTGTGGCAACACAGTTTAGAAGCCTATTTAAGGTATGTGCGCCAAGGGCTAGAGTAA
- a CDS encoding mannose-1-phosphate guanylyltransferase/mannose-6-phosphate isomerase — MNTTLITPVILAGGIGTRLWPLSRQAMPKQFLSLLDDNNQQSLLQSTLLRVATEGFNPAILVCNEQHRFIAAEQAAFAKPYAIVLEPEGKNTAPAIALAAHYALKNNITGPLLVMPADHHIADFTALTAQLSDAIKLAEQGKLVTFSITPTEPHTGYGYIKQGAAIKDTCCFEVDQFKEKPDLATALTYLAEGGYSWNSGMFLFTPAAYLKELERFAPKIAKSVASATDFKQDLAFTRANAHALESCPNDSIDYAILERSNNVVVMPVALKWSDVGSFSALAALAEKDSQGNSQNQQHIAQNSINNLVISEDGHTIATLGVSDLAIVHTHDATLIAKQDSLEGLPLILKQLAITQNDKLAHHQVVYRPWGHYRTLIESIGFKVKKITVKSGEKLSTQRHQHRAEHWVVVSGTADICIDQQGLTLTHDQSCYIGAKQLHSLANNQPEPLIVIEVQTGAILDESDIERFDDVYGRK, encoded by the coding sequence ATGAATACAACCCTTATTACACCGGTAATTTTAGCTGGCGGCATTGGTACACGGCTTTGGCCGCTATCGCGCCAAGCAATGCCAAAGCAGTTTTTATCTTTGCTTGATGATAATAACCAGCAGTCGTTATTACAAAGTACCTTATTACGAGTTGCAACTGAGGGCTTTAATCCCGCTATTTTGGTCTGTAATGAACAGCATCGATTTATTGCCGCAGAGCAGGCAGCATTTGCAAAACCCTATGCCATAGTACTTGAGCCAGAAGGCAAAAATACCGCACCAGCTATCGCTCTTGCCGCGCACTATGCTTTAAAAAATAATATCACGGGCCCTTTGTTGGTGATGCCTGCCGATCATCATATTGCAGACTTTACCGCATTAACGGCTCAGTTATCCGATGCGATTAAACTTGCTGAGCAAGGTAAATTAGTTACATTTTCAATTACGCCGACAGAGCCACACACAGGTTATGGTTATATAAAACAGGGCGCAGCCATTAAAGATACCTGTTGCTTTGAAGTTGACCAGTTCAAGGAAAAGCCTGATTTAGCAACTGCATTAACTTATTTAGCTGAGGGCGGTTATAGTTGGAATAGTGGTATGTTTTTATTTACTCCCGCGGCATATCTAAAAGAACTGGAACGCTTTGCCCCTAAAATTGCTAAAAGTGTTGCTAGTGCCACTGACTTTAAACAAGACTTAGCGTTTACCAGAGCAAATGCCCATGCACTTGAATCTTGCCCAAATGACTCAATTGACTACGCTATTTTAGAGCGCAGCAATAATGTAGTGGTAATGCCTGTGGCGTTAAAGTGGAGCGATGTCGGCAGTTTTTCTGCACTGGCTGCGCTTGCAGAAAAGGATTCGCAGGGTAACAGTCAAAATCAGCAACATATTGCACAGAATAGTATTAATAACCTAGTTATTAGCGAAGATGGGCACACAATTGCTACTTTAGGTGTGAGCGATTTAGCGATTGTACATACTCATGATGCCACCTTGATTGCAAAACAAGATTCGCTTGAAGGCTTGCCTTTAATACTTAAGCAATTGGCAATTACGCAAAATGACAAACTGGCGCATCATCAGGTGGTTTACCGCCCTTGGGGACATTATCGTACGTTAATAGAAAGTATCGGCTTTAAAGTTAAAAAAATTACCGTAAAAAGTGGTGAAAAACTCTCAACCCAGCGTCATCAGCATCGTGCCGAGCATTGGGTGGTTGTCTCAGGTACTGCAGATATATGTATTGACCAGCAAGGCTTAACACTGACCCATGACCAATCTTGTTATATTGGTGCAAAACAACTGCACAGCTTAGCGAATAATCAGCCCGAACCCTTAATTGTTATTGAAGTGCAAACGGGTGCCATATTGGATGAAAGTGACATAGAGCGATTTGATGATGTATACGGTAGAAAATAA